The sequence GAATTGACCAAGGCTCTGGCGTCGTAGACAGCCCTCATCGTCAGCGAATCTGGTCGACGGCGCCGCCTCGGGTAATGGTTTAACATTTACAGAGCGGGCTAGGTAGTAAGCGAGGCAAGGTCGGATGCGACAGGCAGGTGGCAATGCGAGAAGAATTCTGAACACGCTGCAAGCGGCGGAGCGACCGCTTAGCGCCTACGATATCATCGAAGCGATTCGACCCCAGGTCGTCGCGGCTCCGACCACTGTCTATAGAGCACTCAACAAGCTCGTGTCGGAGGGCAAAGCGCATCGTGTCGAATCCCTCAACGCCTTCGTCGCGTGCCGCCATCCCGGATGCCATGGGCAGGAGCAGGACCATGCGGCGGCGGTTTGCTTCGCCATTTGCGACAACTGCGGCGGGATCGAAGAAGTCGTTATCCCGGTGATCGTGGAAAGCTTGGCGACCGATCTTTCTGCCCTGTCCTTCTCTCTCCGTGCGCTCAGTATCGAAGCGCGAGGTCTCTGCGCCGGATGTCGGCATGAGAACCCGACGGCGTGATCGATCACCGCGTCGCCGCCCGTCGCCATCGTCACCTGATCGTCGCCCCGCGTTCTTGGGCGAAACGGATTTGACTTCGGCCTATCGCGAATGTCGGCTCTTGACCTTCGCCCTTCGCCAGCAATGTCAACCGATTGGCCTCAGCGCTTGCTTTGCTCCTGCGGAATAATCGGTCAGCCATCCGACCGCCACGATCACCAGCCCCATGAATAGGTAAAGGCCAAATGCCGAGCTGTTGCTTGAAAAATTGGGCAAGAACGCGATGAGAACCAATGCCGGGCCAACGATTCGTTCGATCCACCCGTGAATCGA is a genomic window of Methylocystis sp. MJC1 containing:
- a CDS encoding Fur family transcriptional regulator, encoding MRQAGGNARRILNTLQAAERPLSAYDIIEAIRPQVVAAPTTVYRALNKLVSEGKAHRVESLNAFVACRHPGCHGQEQDHAAAVCFAICDNCGGIEEVVIPVIVESLATDLSALSFSLRALSIEARGLCAGCRHENPTA